The Coleofasciculaceae cyanobacterium genome includes a window with the following:
- a CDS encoding stage II sporulation protein M, whose amino-acid sequence MNVQRWIARREPNWKRLDGLLQQAEKKGIKSLSASEIKDLASLYRSVSADLARARTNKVGNILTQDLQRLTSRGYNQIYQGFQRQEWQQVKEFYLWGFPQVVQDTWIYIAIAAGIFWLIAIIAWWYGWRDPVFIAVTVPEQIINVVEEDGELWMGSIVGVEPLASSSITINNLSVSFGALAGGITAGLYTIYIMAFNGLSIGAIAALVDKNNLAYPFWAFVFPHGSLELPAIFLAGGAGLLLAKR is encoded by the coding sequence ATGAATGTTCAACGTTGGATCGCCAGAAGAGAACCAAACTGGAAACGTTTAGACGGGTTGCTACAGCAAGCAGAAAAAAAGGGCATAAAATCTTTATCCGCCAGCGAAATTAAAGATTTAGCCAGCCTATATCGTTCGGTATCAGCAGATTTAGCGAGAGCGCGCACTAATAAAGTTGGCAATATTTTAACTCAAGATTTACAAAGGCTGACTTCTCGTGGTTATAACCAGATTTATCAAGGTTTCCAACGTCAAGAATGGCAACAGGTTAAAGAATTTTATCTCTGGGGATTTCCTCAAGTGGTTCAAGATACTTGGATCTATATTGCGATCGCTGCGGGAATCTTCTGGTTAATAGCAATAATCGCTTGGTGGTATGGTTGGCGCGATCCTGTATTTATCGCCGTTACTGTTCCCGAACAAATAATTAACGTTGTCGAAGAAGATGGAGAACTTTGGATGGGTTCAATTGTGGGAGTTGAACCGTTAGCCTCTAGCAGCATTACGATTAATAATCTGTCGGTTTCTTTTGGAGCGCTCGCGGGTGGCATTACCGCAGGACTTTACACGATTTATATCATGGCGTTTAATGGTTTATCCATTGGCGCAATAGCTGCTTTAGTAGATAAAAATAATCTGGCATATCCCTTTTGGGCATTTGTGTTTCCCCACGGTTCATTAGAATTACCCGCTATTTTTCTCGCTGGCGGTGCAGGTTTACTATTGGCAAAGCGATGA
- a CDS encoding FAD-binding domain-containing protein: protein MSDLILFWHRRDLRISDNLGLAAAKEHTSKVVGLFCLDPGILDGDDIAPARVTYMIGCLTELQESYQKLGSQLLIIQGEPQKAIPQLAEALQAKAVFWNLDVEPYAKKRDRAVKDALAEKGIDTKNFWDQLLHAPGQIVTKSSNLPYKVYTPFWRSWNKEDKAGVAKKIEKLEGLSQAEIEKSNQAGAIALPSAKDLGYEWNNLLLVPPGETAAQEKLEEFCDRAIYCYDEERNFPYVDGTSRLSAALKFGAIGIRTLWQATLAVLENCRSDEARSGVVTWQKELAWREFYQHCMFFFPDLAKGAYREEFKDFPWENDEAKFQAWCEGKTGYPIVDAAMRQLNEIGWMHNRCRMIVASFLTKDLIIDWRWGEKYFLQKLYDGDLSNNNGGWQWSASSGMDPKPLRIFNPASQAAKFDQDGEYIRQWVSEISSMDTEYLVTGKIPELERASYGYPQPIVDHKQQQRKFKALYKEQKDYHSFV, encoded by the coding sequence ATGTCTGATTTAATACTCTTTTGGCATCGTCGGGATTTACGGATTTCTGATAACCTTGGATTAGCAGCAGCTAAAGAACACACTTCTAAGGTAGTTGGCTTATTTTGTTTAGATCCAGGTATTCTTGATGGGGATGATATCGCACCAGCCAGAGTTACCTACATGATTGGCTGTTTAACAGAGTTGCAGGAAAGTTATCAAAAGCTGGGTAGCCAGTTGCTCATTATTCAAGGCGAACCTCAAAAAGCAATTCCTCAACTAGCAGAAGCACTCCAGGCAAAAGCAGTCTTTTGGAATTTGGATGTTGAACCTTATGCCAAAAAGCGCGATCGCGCTGTTAAAGATGCTTTAGCCGAAAAAGGTATTGATACTAAAAACTTTTGGGATCAGCTGTTACACGCCCCAGGACAAATTGTCACCAAATCTTCCAACTTACCCTACAAAGTTTACACTCCATTTTGGCGTAGCTGGAATAAAGAAGATAAAGCAGGTGTAGCTAAAAAAATTGAAAAGCTAGAAGGTTTATCACAGGCTGAAATAGAGAAATCAAACCAAGCAGGTGCGATCGCTTTACCTTCTGCCAAAGACTTGGGTTATGAATGGAATAATCTCTTGTTAGTACCTCCAGGAGAAACCGCAGCCCAAGAAAAGCTAGAAGAATTTTGCGATCGCGCTATTTATTGCTACGATGAAGAGCGTAATTTTCCCTATGTTGATGGTACATCTAGGTTGAGTGCTGCACTTAAGTTTGGGGCGATCGGCATTCGTACACTATGGCAAGCAACTTTGGCTGTTTTAGAGAACTGTCGTAGCGATGAAGCCAGAAGTGGTGTCGTAACTTGGCAAAAAGAGTTAGCCTGGCGGGAATTTTATCAACACTGTATGTTTTTCTTTCCCGATCTAGCAAAAGGTGCTTACCGCGAAGAATTCAAAGACTTTCCTTGGGAAAACGACGAAGCTAAGTTTCAAGCCTGGTGCGAGGGAAAAACAGGATATCCAATCGTTGATGCAGCAATGCGACAGCTAAATGAGATCGGCTGGATGCATAACCGTTGTCGGATGATTGTTGCCAGCTTTCTAACTAAAGATTTGATTATTGACTGGCGTTGGGGTGAGAAGTATTTTTTACAAAAACTCTACGATGGTGATTTATCTAATAATAATGGCGGTTGGCAGTGGAGTGCTTCTAGTGGGATGGATCCGAAGCCTTTGCGGATCTTTAATCCCGCTTCTCAGGCTGCTAAATTTGACCAAGATGGTGAATATATCCGTCAGTGGGTGTCGGAAATAAGCTCAATGGATACAGAGTATTTAGTCACAGGTAAAATACCAGAATTAGAAAGAGCTAGCTATGGTTATCCACAGCCTATTGTCGATCACAAGCAACAGCAGAGGAAGTTTAAAGCGTTGTATAAGGAACAAAAAGATTACCATAGTTTTGTTTGA
- a CDS encoding metal ABC transporter permease, which produces MLTWLIEPLEFEFMRQAIAIGLSLGILGAVIGSYSILQQMGMMSGVISHAVLPGISIAFFLEINIIIGAFVAGVLSALVVMTIKKRSRIKVDAAMALTLTSFLALGVILITSLETNQINLDEILFGDILGVTSGDVWRTVTISVIILLLTKLFYKELEFYTFDPLGAKACGLPVNLLHFGLICAITLTIVASMQTVGVLLVMSLLVGPAITAYLLVKELSQMMFLGSIIGAVSGITGMYGSYYFDLPSGAAIVMVIFAFFLLAFLFSPSQGLLTEPEIKTKAINWFKSRK; this is translated from the coding sequence ATGCTAACTTGGTTAATTGAACCTTTAGAATTTGAGTTTATGCGTCAAGCGATCGCGATCGGCTTGTCTTTAGGGATTCTCGGCGCAGTAATTGGTAGCTATTCAATTTTGCAGCAGATGGGCATGATGAGTGGAGTAATTTCTCATGCCGTGTTACCAGGTATTTCAATTGCTTTTTTTTTAGAGATAAATATAATAATTGGTGCTTTTGTGGCAGGGGTATTAAGTGCTTTAGTCGTGATGACTATTAAAAAGCGATCGCGAATTAAAGTTGATGCAGCAATGGCATTAACTCTCACTAGTTTTCTGGCATTAGGCGTAATCTTAATTACTAGTTTAGAAACTAATCAAATTAACCTAGACGAAATTCTGTTTGGAGATATTTTAGGCGTAACTAGCGGTGATGTTTGGCGTACCGTAACGATCTCGGTAATCATATTACTATTGACTAAACTTTTTTATAAAGAATTAGAATTTTATACCTTTGACCCTTTAGGAGCGAAAGCCTGTGGTTTACCAGTAAATTTACTCCATTTCGGCTTAATTTGCGCTATCACCTTAACCATTGTTGCCAGTATGCAAACTGTTGGAGTCTTACTAGTAATGTCACTCTTAGTTGGTCCAGCAATTACGGCATACTTATTAGTCAAAGAACTATCTCAAATGATGTTTCTGGGTTCAATCATTGGCGCAGTTTCAGGCATTACAGGGATGTACGGCAGCTATTATTTCGATCTCCCTTCGGGTGCGGCGATCGTCATGGTAATCTTTGCTTTTTTCTTATTAGCATTTCTTTTTAGCCCTAGTCAAGGACTTTTAACTGAACCCGAGATCAAAACTAAAGCCATCAACTGGTTCAAATCCAGAAAATAA
- a CDS encoding YciI family protein translates to MPKYIMWGSYCENALEKRTPYRQSHLDGLTLQKEQGILVTLGPTKDNTKVFGIYEADREDIVRQIVESDPYWQNGIWTEYKIKEWIQAF, encoded by the coding sequence ATGCCGAAATATATTATGTGGGGTAGCTATTGCGAAAACGCTCTGGAAAAGCGTACTCCTTACAGACAATCACATTTAGATGGTCTAACCCTTCAAAAGGAACAAGGAATATTAGTGACTCTAGGTCCCACAAAAGATAACACCAAGGTCTTCGGGATTTATGAAGCAGATCGAGAAGATATCGTCCGTCAGATCGTCGAGTCAGATCCTTACTGGCAAAATGGCATCTGGACTGAGTATAAAATAAAAGAATGGATTCAAGCTTTCTAA
- a CDS encoding pantothenate kinase, with protein MENKYIWLALAIGNSRLHWAWFKRHTLIETWSTPHLSNAIKSDRLPPLFLSSNLIKQGLTNIPIYLASVVSGQTELWQNYHKLNLISLEDIKLYNAYPTMGIDRALAAWGALITYHRPCLVIDGGTALTFTGIDEPGQLVGGAILPGLRSQLTTLKQKTAALPEIDLPDTLPPRWATNTEQAIASGIIYTAIFGIHGYIVDWLKQFPNGSVIFTGGDAELLSQYLHLQFAELAQQTKIDHNLVFWGMRLIYAQQRQRRFADKSD; from the coding sequence GTGGAAAATAAGTATATTTGGTTAGCATTAGCAATTGGTAATTCCAGATTGCACTGGGCATGGTTTAAGCGTCACACTTTAATCGAGACTTGGAGTACTCCGCACCTATCCAATGCAATCAAGTCAGATCGACTACCGCCGCTGTTTTTATCTAGCAATTTAATTAAGCAAGGTTTAACTAATATTCCCATCTATCTAGCTTCGGTGGTGTCTGGGCAAACAGAACTTTGGCAAAATTATCATAAATTAAATTTAATCAGCTTAGAAGATATCAAATTGTATAATGCCTATCCCACCATGGGAATCGATCGCGCTTTGGCAGCCTGGGGAGCGCTCATAACTTACCATCGACCTTGTTTAGTAATTGATGGGGGAACAGCCTTAACCTTTACAGGAATTGACGAACCAGGACAACTTGTCGGAGGAGCAATCTTACCTGGTTTGCGATCGCAATTAACCACCCTGAAGCAAAAAACCGCAGCACTACCAGAAATAGACCTTCCTGATACGTTACCGCCACGCTGGGCAACAAATACCGAGCAGGCGATCGCTAGTGGTATTATTTATACAGCGATTTTTGGTATTCATGGTTATATTGTTGATTGGCTCAAGCAGTTTCCTAATGGCTCAGTGATTTTTACGGGAGGAGATGCCGAATTACTCTCTCAATATTTACATCTACAGTTTGCCGAACTTGCCCAACAGACAAAAATTGACCATAATCTAGTATTTTGGGGGATGAGATTAATTTATGCGCAGCAGAGGCAGAGGCGATTCGCGGATAAATCCGATTAA
- the gatC gene encoding Asp-tRNA(Asn)/Glu-tRNA(Gln) amidotransferase subunit GatC, with product MIDRAEVRKVANLARLDITEAEEAEFTTQLNSILEYFDQLSELDTTDVAPTTRAIETSNITRADRLIPFADKEELLKAAPEQQGEFFRVPKIISTDEQ from the coding sequence ATGATCGATCGCGCAGAAGTAAGAAAAGTTGCTAATCTAGCTAGGCTTGATATTACTGAGGCAGAAGAGGCAGAATTTACGACTCAACTTAATAGCATCCTGGAGTACTTCGATCAGTTGAGCGAATTAGATACTACCGATGTTGCGCCAACTACGAGAGCAATTGAAACCAGCAATATTACTCGTGCCGATCGGTTGATTCCCTTTGCTGATAAAGAAGAATTATTGAAAGCTGCGCCCGAACAACAGGGCGAATTCTTTCGCGTGCCTAAAATTATTAGTACCGACGAACAATAA
- a CDS encoding phospholipid-binding protein, protein MGFLGKLFGRKEEDKAKNSGKVAVAAAAKDNGIPREKVGLDGKFDESGLAKRVALALDEANISDSVGLWVAQRGSTVVLKYNPDAESVLSKAEQVAKGVDGADAVQTIPNS, encoded by the coding sequence ATGGGTTTTTTAGGAAAACTTTTTGGTAGAAAAGAAGAAGATAAAGCGAAAAATTCAGGTAAAGTTGCTGTCGCAGCGGCAGCTAAAGATAATGGGATTCCTCGTGAAAAAGTTGGTTTAGATGGCAAGTTTGATGAAAGCGGTTTAGCCAAGCGTGTTGCTCTAGCACTAGATGAAGCCAATATTTCTGATAGCGTTGGGCTTTGGGTTGCTCAAAGAGGCAGCACTGTAGTTTTAAAATACAATCCTGATGCTGAAAGCGTTCTCTCTAAAGCAGAACAGGTAGCAAAAGGAGTTGACGGTGCTGATGCGGTGCAGACTATACCTAACAGCTAG
- a CDS encoding biopolymer transporter ExbD — protein MSRRKYRPQPIKPLNLWQDDSHSSNANIEILPLIDVIFCILIFFILAAVNFSRQQAISLDLPQAKTGTPQMENLLIVTIDDIGQLYVDKNIVSRSDLAWEIKKYNQANPDGLMTLYAAKNSTYREVVEVLDILREVGGDRVALATLPQGSQPAPVPPTPGVNPALPGLPSSIDSFPTPPSPPTP, from the coding sequence ATGAGTCGTAGAAAGTACCGGCCCCAACCAATTAAACCTCTAAATCTCTGGCAGGATGATAGTCACTCAAGTAACGCAAATATCGAAATACTGCCCTTAATTGACGTAATTTTTTGCATTTTGATCTTTTTTATCTTGGCAGCCGTCAATTTTTCCCGTCAGCAAGCAATCAGCCTAGATTTACCCCAGGCGAAAACGGGTACGCCTCAGATGGAAAATCTTTTGATCGTGACCATTGATGATATTGGTCAGCTATACGTCGATAAAAACATAGTCAGCCGTAGCGATTTAGCTTGGGAAATCAAAAAATATAATCAAGCTAATCCTGATGGTTTAATGACTCTATATGCAGCTAAAAATTCAACCTATAGAGAAGTAGTAGAAGTATTAGATATTTTACGCGAAGTAGGTGGCGATCGCGTTGCTCTAGCCACTTTACCACAAGGCTCTCAACCAGCACCAGTTCCTCCTACTCCAGGCGTAAATCCCGCTCTTCCTGGCTTGCCCAGCAGCATCGACTCATTCCCCACCCCACCTAGCCCTCCAACGCCTTAG
- a CDS encoding chorismate lyase codes for MTATQPFNLYTTPGSWHSLKPIWSGDKETVQQGLPHEQLAPTWQMLLLGDGSPTHLLQLLTGERTEVDVIDMSLIGKRDDGAPEEIEVITEPRLRRQVWLRTESGQRLAYAASWWNGSNVDDYLQNRSLPVWRSLSNLHTELYRDVRGVYCGHCPELELAFGQKAPFWGRHYLFWHDRQPLTLIYEVFSPYLQKYLGEMSQKS; via the coding sequence GTGACTGCAACTCAACCATTCAATCTCTATACTACCCCTGGTAGCTGGCACTCTCTCAAGCCAATTTGGTCGGGAGACAAAGAAACTGTGCAGCAGGGACTACCCCACGAACAGCTAGCACCTACTTGGCAAATGCTTTTGCTGGGAGATGGTTCACCGACTCATTTGTTGCAGTTACTAACAGGAGAACGAACCGAGGTAGACGTGATTGATATGTCTTTGATCGGCAAGCGAGATGATGGCGCACCAGAGGAGATTGAAGTCATTACCGAACCTCGATTAAGAAGACAGGTGTGGTTGCGAACTGAATCAGGACAAAGATTGGCTTATGCTGCTTCTTGGTGGAATGGAAGTAACGTAGATGATTATCTCCAAAATCGTTCTTTACCTGTATGGCGGAGTCTTTCAAACTTGCATACCGAACTATATCGAGATGTGCGAGGAGTTTATTGTGGGCATTGTCCCGAACTAGAGTTGGCATTCGGGCAAAAAGCACCATTTTGGGGTCGTCATTACCTATTTTGGCACGATCGCCAGCCTTTAACCTTAATTTATGAAGTGTTTTCTCCCTATCTACAAAAATATCTGGGTGAGATGAGTCAAAAATCTTAA
- a CDS encoding alpha/beta hydrolase, producing MFPSCIPPEASSLTEATSIDLAKQIQQVFISTSLSNQDIATTYINQGSGGTPILLIHGFDSSLLEFRRLLPILAAQQSTYAVDLLGFGFTQRNLDIPLNSENIKTHLNLFWKTVIKQPVILVGASMGGAAAIDFTLTYPDAVEKLVLVDSAGLAKQPAIGKFMFPPIDTFATEFLRNPKIRQSISRAAYFNKNFASLDAQACAALHLKCLDWNKSLIAFTKSGGYGSFVQRISEIQQPTLIIWGKQDKILGTKDAAKFNRAIPNSKLVWIDNCGHVPHLEQPDATAREILNLNQQKQDLV from the coding sequence ATGTTTCCTAGTTGCATTCCTCCCGAAGCTAGCAGTTTAACCGAAGCTACGTCTATTGATTTAGCCAAACAGATTCAACAAGTATTTATCTCTACGTCTTTGAGTAATCAGGATATTGCAACTACTTATATTAACCAGGGAAGCGGTGGCACGCCTATCTTACTAATACACGGCTTTGATAGTTCTTTATTGGAATTTCGTCGTTTATTACCTATACTCGCAGCACAGCAATCGACTTATGCGGTAGATCTTTTAGGGTTTGGCTTTACCCAGCGCAATTTAGATATCCCGCTTAATTCTGAAAACATTAAAACCCATCTCAATCTTTTCTGGAAAACCGTCATCAAGCAGCCTGTCATCTTGGTAGGGGCATCAATGGGAGGTGCAGCAGCGATAGATTTCACTCTTACCTATCCTGATGCGGTGGAAAAATTAGTCTTAGTAGACAGTGCGGGTTTGGCTAAACAACCTGCGATCGGTAAGTTTATGTTTCCGCCGATCGATACTTTCGCCACAGAATTTCTCCGCAACCCTAAAATTCGCCAAAGCATTAGTCGCGCTGCCTATTTCAATAAGAATTTTGCCAGTTTAGATGCCCAAGCCTGCGCTGCACTACATTTAAAATGCCTAGATTGGAATAAATCTTTGATTGCTTTTACTAAAAGCGGTGGTTATGGTTCATTTGTCCAAAGAATTTCTGAGATACAACAGCCGACGTTAATTATCTGGGGCAAGCAAGACAAAATACTAGGAACTAAAGATGCTGCTAAATTTAATCGAGCTATTCCTAATAGTAAGCTAGTCTGGATCGATAACTGTGGTCATGTTCCTCATTTAGAACAGCCTGATGCTACTGCTAGAGAGATTTTGAATCTGAATCAGCAAAAGCAGGATCTTGTTTAG
- a CDS encoding DUF29 family protein, which translates to MEELIELRKSIQEQNYPKALQIVDELEEMSLENKLNKIYSYMIVLFLHLIKQEAEKTLTRSWELSIVNSVKQINRTNSRKAGG; encoded by the coding sequence ATGGAAGAATTAATTGAATTAAGAAAGAGTATTCAAGAGCAAAATTATCCAAAAGCTCTCCAAATTGTTGATGAGTTAGAGGAAATGTCTTTAGAAAATAAGCTTAATAAGATTTATAGCTACATGATTGTGTTATTTCTACATCTTATTAAGCAAGAAGCGGAAAAAACGCTGACTAGATCGTGGGAACTTTCTATTGTTAATTCAGTTAAGCAGATAAATCGAACTAATAGTCGTAAGGCTGGTGGGTAG
- a CDS encoding MotA/TolQ/ExbB proton channel family protein: protein MNLLEIIDKGGISMYPLLFLSVLSISTILERLWFWSRVVFQEKQIFNRIMEAAERNWDLVGKIAQEHINHPLGNFVYSPFRLSDPDPEMFHLALESAAEEQLARMRKGDKILEAIIALSPLLGLFGTVWGLIQALSAIKISDLGTADSSGVTLGIGESLISTATGLLVAIISLSFYRLFQAFWANQIRILRRTGSRLEVMYRDRWMQSEAENPKIVNQDDYSFVKIKPPSQ, encoded by the coding sequence GTGAATTTATTAGAAATTATTGATAAAGGTGGGATCTCTATGTATCCCCTGCTATTCCTCTCTGTTCTCTCAATTTCAACAATTTTAGAACGGCTTTGGTTTTGGTCGCGAGTGGTTTTTCAAGAGAAACAAATCTTTAATCGGATTATGGAAGCAGCCGAGCGCAATTGGGATTTGGTCGGTAAAATTGCCCAGGAACATATTAATCACCCGTTGGGTAATTTTGTCTATTCCCCGTTTAGACTGTCCGATCCCGACCCAGAGATGTTCCATCTTGCTTTAGAATCGGCAGCAGAAGAACAGTTAGCTCGGATGCGTAAGGGGGATAAAATTCTCGAAGCGATTATTGCTCTTTCTCCTTTGCTAGGATTATTTGGTACAGTTTGGGGGCTAATTCAAGCATTAAGCGCAATTAAGATTAGCGATTTAGGTACAGCAGATTCATCTGGTGTTACTTTGGGTATTGGTGAATCTTTAATTTCTACCGCCACTGGTCTATTAGTGGCAATTATTAGCCTAAGTTTTTATCGTTTGTTTCAAGCTTTTTGGGCAAATCAAATCAGAATATTACGTCGTACTGGTAGCCGTTTAGAAGTTATGTATCGCGATCGCTGGATGCAGTCGGAGGCTGAAAATCCCAAGATTGTTAATCAAGATGATTATTCTTTCGTCAAAATCAAGCCACCTAGCCAATAA
- a CDS encoding metal ABC transporter ATP-binding protein — protein sequence MLEVCNLSVNYRHIWAIENVSFTLQPGQVTGLLGSNGAGKSTLIEAILGLVPLADGVAKWMGKPVAKQLNKVAYVPQRSQIDWDYPVTVERVVMMGRVATTGWFRQHNRHSMRLVRNALERVGMWQYRQRQIRELSGGQQQRVFIARAIAQEADLLLFDEPFNNVDRQTEAVIFEIFAELKAQQKTLLVISHDLSETLANYDRLLLLNKKLIAFGSKEEVLTNENINQAYDRYYNPALEPLTINHPANANLVN from the coding sequence ATGCTAGAAGTTTGTAACCTAAGCGTAAACTATCGTCATATTTGGGCAATTGAAAACGTATCATTTACGCTACAACCTGGGCAAGTAACGGGTTTGTTAGGCTCAAACGGTGCGGGAAAAAGCACCTTAATCGAGGCTATTTTAGGATTAGTGCCTCTAGCGGATGGGGTGGCAAAGTGGATGGGTAAGCCAGTTGCCAAACAGCTCAACAAAGTTGCTTATGTACCTCAGCGATCGCAAATTGATTGGGACTATCCCGTCACGGTAGAAAGAGTCGTAATGATGGGGCGAGTGGCTACTACAGGCTGGTTTAGACAGCATAATCGTCATTCGATGAGGCTGGTCAGAAATGCTCTCGAAAGAGTAGGAATGTGGCAATATCGCCAGCGTCAGATTAGAGAACTATCAGGGGGACAACAGCAGCGTGTTTTTATCGCCAGAGCGATCGCGCAAGAAGCGGATTTGCTATTATTTGATGAACCATTTAATAATGTAGATCGACAAACCGAAGCAGTTATTTTTGAGATCTTCGCTGAACTAAAAGCACAACAAAAAACTCTATTGGTCATCAGTCACGATCTGAGTGAAACTTTAGCTAATTACGATCGATTATTATTATTAAATAAAAAGTTAATTGCCTTTGGTTCAAAAGAAGAGGTGTTAACCAACGAAAATATTAATCAAGCTTACGACAGATATTATAATCCTGCACTTGAACCACTAACTATTAATCACCCTGCCAATGCTAACTTGGTTAATTGA
- a CDS encoding stage II sporulation protein M, which translates to MIFPGKYRRIDALKLNSTKAAQLLFGIIPMLIIAGTIEGFFSPSPIVPNSIKYLVGTGLFCLLILYCSRKQEI; encoded by the coding sequence ATGATTTTTCCTGGTAAATATAGGCGAATTGATGCTTTAAAATTGAACAGCACTAAAGCAGCACAGCTATTGTTCGGTATTATCCCCATGCTAATTATTGCCGGGACAATTGAAGGTTTCTTTTCTCCTAGTCCAATAGTTCCCAATTCCATTAAGTACCTGGTAGGAACAGGTTTGTTTTGTTTATTAATTTTGTATTGTTCTCGTAAGCAAGAAATATAA
- the grxC gene encoding glutaredoxin 3: protein MLDFLNPILNRHPERIKANVEIYTWATCPFCIRAKLLLWWKGVNFTEYKIDGDDTARNNMAQRANNKKTVPQIFVNDHHVGGCDDLYELDAKNELDDLLSQPAS, encoded by the coding sequence ATGCTAGATTTCCTTAATCCGATACTCAACCGTCATCCAGAGCGTATTAAAGCTAATGTTGAGATCTATACCTGGGCTACCTGCCCTTTTTGTATCCGTGCCAAACTGCTTTTATGGTGGAAAGGGGTAAATTTTACTGAGTATAAGATTGATGGCGATGATACTGCCCGCAACAATATGGCGCAGAGGGCAAATAATAAAAAAACAGTGCCTCAAATTTTTGTCAATGACCATCATGTAGGAGGTTGCGACGATCTTTATGAGTTGGATGCTAAGAATGAACTAGATGATTTATTAAGTCAACCTGCAAGTTAA
- a CDS encoding zinc ABC transporter substrate-binding protein produces the protein MFKHNGVRNIFSLAIAGIVASAIASSIIKNRNNIAQAQEKPKVVASHNVICDLVTTIAEDTLDLTCLIDDNQDPHTYSPTPSQRKAIEEAQLIFYGGYQLEPKVINLLEATDNKIPRIALYEQVVTEPLVSEHEHEEHSEAEAGHDHEQESESESAKSEPELEADPHVWHNIENTVAMVEAIESTLLQVNPQAAELYLVNSTALTDQLWQLDAWIDEQIATIPAGQRVLFTTHDSLNYYAQAYYLEDYRTLQGLSSSVSPTASQVRKLSAEIKQAGVPTIFTESTQNDRVINNVARIANVELSPEKLYVDGLGQAENYTEMMSHNTCAIVNGLGGKCKPFAAKN, from the coding sequence ATGTTTAAACACAACGGTGTCAGAAATATTTTTAGTTTAGCTATTGCAGGCATAGTTGCCAGCGCGATCGCCAGCAGCATTATTAAAAATCGCAACAATATTGCTCAAGCCCAAGAAAAGCCCAAAGTAGTAGCATCGCATAATGTAATCTGCGATTTAGTTACCACAATTGCTGAAGACACACTCGATTTAACTTGCCTAATTGACGATAATCAAGATCCTCATACCTATAGCCCTACGCCCTCACAACGCAAGGCGATCGAGGAAGCGCAATTAATTTTTTATGGCGGTTATCAGTTAGAACCCAAGGTAATTAATTTACTAGAGGCCACTGACAATAAGATACCCAGAATAGCCTTATATGAACAGGTAGTTACCGAACCGCTCGTGTCAGAACATGAACATGAAGAACATTCTGAAGCAGAAGCAGGACACGACCATGAGCAAGAGTCTGAATCAGAATCAGCCAAATCTGAGCCAGAATTAGAAGCAGATCCCCACGTCTGGCATAACATCGAAAACACTGTGGCGATGGTCGAAGCGATCGAGTCAACATTGCTGCAAGTAAACCCACAAGCAGCCGAACTTTACTTAGTGAATAGCACCGCTTTAACCGACCAACTGTGGCAGCTTGATGCCTGGATCGATGAACAAATTGCTACTATTCCCGCAGGGCAAAGAGTTTTATTCACAACCCACGACTCGCTTAATTATTATGCTCAAGCTTACTATTTAGAAGATTATCGAACTTTACAGGGTTTGAGTTCGTCAGTCTCTCCTACCGCTTCTCAAGTAAGAAAACTATCGGCAGAAATTAAACAGGCTGGAGTACCCACGATTTTTACCGAATCTACGCAGAACGATCGCGTTATCAATAATGTCGCCCGTATTGCTAATGTTGAACTATCCCCAGAAAAGCTGTACGTCGATGGGTTAGGACAAGCCGAAAACTACACCGAAATGATGTCTCACAATACCTGTGCGATCGTTAATGGGTTAGGTGGAAAATGTAAACCTTTTGCAGCCAAGAATTAA